In one Cyclopterus lumpus isolate fCycLum1 chromosome 22, fCycLum1.pri, whole genome shotgun sequence genomic region, the following are encoded:
- the galnt16 gene encoding polypeptide N-acetylgalactosaminyltransferase 16 isoform X2 encodes MRRIRANAIAILTVAWILGTFYYLWQDNKPQTSSSPSSSASQTRGRGGHGGQKVVPGRLEIHRDDRTIPLIVTQPPRVEQQGQLLGGFDEKAYLAAKQLKPGDDPYREHAFNLQESDRLGSERAIRDTRHYRCASLNYDTDLPSTSIIITFHNEARSTLLRTIKSVLMRSPPSLIQEIILIDDFSSDSEDCQLLSQIPKVRCLRNGRREGLIRSRVRGASTASASILTFLDSHCEVNADWLQPMIQRVKEDHTRVVSPIIDVISLDNFAYLAASADLRGGFDWSLHFKWEQIPIEQKMARSDPTQAIRTPVIAGGIFVMDKSWFNHLGQYDTHMDIWGGENFELSFRVWMCGGSLEILPCSRVGHVFRKRHPYDFPEGNALTYIKNTRRAAEVWMDEYKQYYYSARPSAQGKAFGSIADRLTLRRKLNCKPFRWYMENVYPELRVPEQEAVSSVLRQGEMGTNRAPDPAAGLLPGHFSLHSGVKGQDGVLQCERAQTEVEA; translated from the exons ATGCGCAGGATACGGGCCAACGCCATCGCGATTCTGACCGTCGCGTGGATCCTGGGGACGTTTTATTACCTGTGGCAGGACAACAAGCCGCAGACGTCGTCGTCGCCGTCGTCGTCGGCGTCGCAGACCCGCGGCAGGGGGGGCCATGGGGGGCAGAAGGTGGTCCCCGGTCGGCTGGAGATCCACCGGGACGACCGGACCATCCCGCTGATA GTGACCCAGCCCCCGCGGGTCGAGCAGCAGGGACAGCTGCTGGGCGGCTTCGACGAGAAGGCCTACCTGGCGGCGAAGCAGCTGAAGCCGGGAGACGACCCCTACAGAGAGCACGCCTTCAACCTGCAGGAGAGCGACCGGCTGGGCAGCGAGCGAGCCATCAGGGACACCCGACACTACAG gtgtGCCTCTCTGAACTATGACACAGACCTTCCCTCCAccagcatcatcatcaccttccaCAACGAGGCTCGCTCCACTCTGCTTCGCACCATCAAAAG tgtccTGATGCGAAGTCCTCCATCGCTGATCCAGGAAATAATCTTGATCGATGACTTCAGCTCCGACT CTGAGGACTGCCAGCTGCTCTCTCAGATCCCCAAAGTGCGCTGCCTGAGGAACGGcaggagagagg GTCTGATCCGATCGCGTGTCCGTGGAGCCAGCACGGCCTCGGCCTCCATCTTGACCTTCTTGGACAGCCACTGCGAggtcaacgctgattggctgcagccGATGATCCAGAGAGTCAAGGAG GACCATACGCGAGTGGTCAGCCCCATCATTGATGTCATCAGCCTGGATAACTTCGCCTATTTGGCCGCCTCTGCAGACTTGAGAGGAG gatTTGACTGGAGTCTCCATTTCAAATGGGAGCAGATTCCCATCGAGCAGAAAATGGCGAGGAGCGACCCCACACAGGCAATCAG GACTCCTGTCATCGCTGGTGGGATCTTCGTCATGGACAAGAGCTGGTTCAACCACCTGGGCCAGTACGACACCCACATGGACATCTGGGGAGGGGAGAACTTTG AGCTTTCTTTCCGGGTGTGGATGTGCGGAGGAAGCCTGGAGATTCTTCCCTGCAGCCGCGTGGGTCACGTGTTCAGGAAACGGCATCCGTACGACTTCCCAGAAGGCAATGCTCTCACCTACATTAA gaACACCCGGCGGGCTGCCGAGGTGTGGATGGACGAGTATAAACAGTACTACTACTCAGCGAGGCCGTCGGCCCAGGGCAAGGCCTTTGGCAG caTCGCAGACCGCCTGACTCTGCGGCGGAAGTTGAACTGCAAACCTTTCCGCTGGTACATGGAGAACGTCTATCCGGAGCTGAG GGTCCCGGAGCAGGAAGCGGTGTCCAGTGTGCTGAGACAAGGCG